Proteins from a genomic interval of Equus quagga isolate Etosha38 chromosome 11, UCLA_HA_Equagga_1.0, whole genome shotgun sequence:
- the SOST gene encoding sclerostin, whose protein sequence is MQLSLALCLVSLLVHAAFRVVEGQGWQAFKNDATEIIPELGEYPEPPQEPESNKTMNRAENGGRPPHHPFETKDASEYSCRELHFTRYVTDGPCRSAKPVTELVCSGQCGPARLLPNAIGRGKWWRPSGPDFRCIPDRYRAQRVQLQCPGGAAPRARKVRLVASCKCKRLTRFHNQSELKDFGPEAARPQKARKPRPSARGAKANHAELENAY, encoded by the exons ATGCAGCTCTCTCTTGCCCTGTGTCTTGTCTCCCTGCTGGTCCACGCAGCCTTCCGTGTGGTGGAGGGCCAGGGGTGGCAGGCCTTCAAGAACGATGCCACAGAAATCATCCCCGAGCTGGGCGAGTACCCTGAGCCCCCACAAGAGCCGGAGAGCAACAAGACCATGAACCGGGCGGAGAACGGAGGGAGGCCTCCCCACCACCCCTTTGAGACCAAAG ATGCGTCCGAGTACAGCTGCCGCGAGCTGCACTTCACCCGCTACGTGACCGACGGGCCGTGCCGCAGCGCCAAGCCGGTCACCGAGCTGGTGTGCTCGGGCCAGTGCGGCCCGGCGCGCCTGCTGCCCAACGCCATCGGCCGCGGCAAGTGGTGGCGCCCGAGCGGGCCCGACTTCCGCTGCATCCCCGACCGCTACCGCGCGCAGCGGGTACAGCTGCAGTGCCCCGGCGGCGCGGCGCCGCGCGCGCGCAAGGTGCGCTTGGTGGCCTCGTGCAAGTGCAAGCGCCTCACCCGCTTCCACAACCAGTCCGAGCTCAAGGACTTCGGGCCCGAGGCCGCGCGGCCGCAGAAGGCCCGGAAGCCGCGGCCGAGCGCCCGGGGCGCCAAAGCCAACCACGCGGAGCTGGAGAACGCCTATTAG